The Vigna angularis cultivar LongXiaoDou No.4 chromosome 6, ASM1680809v1, whole genome shotgun sequence genome contains the following window.
TGATCTTATTTTCTacgtaaaaaaatttaaattatgaaatttaaaaattacttataatttcataattcatAAGTTATTGTTGAAGACGGAAAAAACTTTATATCCTATCAGttactgaattttaaaaattcaacacGTGTATTTCCATATTTCACAAATTATTTTCGAGAATAATTTACTTGCTTCCTATTTTAAAattcctttttaaaatatttttatgttttcaaaagttttcaattttattcataaaatccttaaacattttcaaatgtttcatgttttaagtaaaactaaaaaataatgttgtaattattaaatgattttcAAAATGTCAAGTTACATCCGTTAGCTAGACACAAATCTAGTCAACTCAATGGCACCTTCCCTTGCAATACCCgatatatttatgaaataagaGTCTACCTTCTTTTccaacaagagaaaagtgcgttACAGGGAAGTAAACTTATTATGTGTCTCTTGTGCATCATTTCTCAAAGTTTAAATgtgttgttgtatttttttctttgtataatTTGTTTCTGAGTGAATATATGATTTTGCATGTGAGTATTATttgttaacaaatttttatgtCTAATCGGTGTCGGATTATGGAATACGTTTTTAGTTTTCTTAGCTTTTTACATTGTCCTTATTACTTCTTTTGAGTTTGAGTTTATTCATATACCACCGCGTTCCCTTTCTATCACGGACATGGTGAATGGTTTATTTGCCATTGACATTATTCTCACGTTTTTTTTGCCTATGTGGATAAAAAGACACATATACTTGAGTATTGCCCATGTTTCATtgcttttaaatatatatgaagatgTTTTGTTATTGATATGATTTACACTCTCTTCCCTGAAATTATCCTGTGTGACCAAATATATATGACAATTTAAATCTAGAGTAACGATACCATGACACACTTTGACATTAATTTGACACAGGCTACAAGGgtaaaatggttaaaaaagtgtaaacttttgtattgtttcaataaagaagagaataaaaagtaaGTAAGGGTAATGTCAAATGAATGTTAAATATTTAGGTGTGTCAAAGAATCTTTAGTCTTAAATCTATTGCGTCTTTGGCATATTCGAAGAGTTAATGCCACGTTTGCAAGGTAATTATCTtacttttatattgtattttggttaatagtttcataaatttaattgttCATCTACTTCCATAATAAAATGTTtccattaaattataatttgataattttgataaattatcattattaaaatgtTTCTAGTTGAATTAATGCTAAGTGATtacttatattaaaaacaagGTATTTGAGTTGGGACAGATTTTTGTATTGGATCTCACACTAATGATGAcattccttctttttttttgtattagaTTGGAAAATGACGAAAATTATAACCATTGTTGTGTACGTTGTTCCAAACTTATATGTGTAAGTATTGTTATAAAACTTGtgtctttatatttatattacaaaGGTCTCTTATGTTGATCGAGTTCATCTCATTAAGATCATGTGGCCGAGCTCATATGGCTGGGCTCTCTAAGTTCATATGGCTGGAGTTTCGGTGGTCAACCTCGAAAAATATTTGTTCATGATTGTTTTGTTAGAATTTTACAACAAGTATGTCttttattaaagtatttttGCTAAATTGGTTTAGAGTGTAACataatgtcaaaattaaattCACTATATtacattcttattttctttctctttagaTTGGTGACATAATGATTTGCAATAACCTAACATGTAAATTTGTCTTTTATAGGTAATTATGTTTTCAATACACTCTCTTgcctgttttttcttttcattttctggCCAAAAATGATGAtctaaaatcaatatttttaagcTTGGTCTCTCCTGGTATTCAAAACATCTACAATAGCTACGTAACATGACTATATTGGTCAACATTGACTTTTGTATCAGTTGGTTACTATAACCTACAGAGAAGGTGTTTTGCATGGACTATTGGTATACTTAACAGAAAACATGATCAAATTAATGGTTCCGATCCAAGAAAGCATAGCATCTACTGGACAATTTACTTTGCAAGATAGCACAAGGAAAAAATCTTTCGACTCGGATAAGCATATCTTACAAGAAATGATGGAACAATTCACTAAATAATTGACATAAAGGCTAGCTCCTCAATTAACTAGCTCCTCAATTAACTAAGATAGTAAAAGTATAAGTAACTGGTATAATGAGACATGAATTTGAGCAACATGTTAATCCAAGAATTGAGTGAGGTTTCAAGAAAGTGGTCTAAGAACTTTTGCTTCACTATTGATGAAAATATTACAACCTTGAATTTtcttaatcaatatttaaaattttgcatAAACAAATAAGCTGTATCTGAAATCACTGTGGATAATAAGATGTTAtacatttcaattattcaaatattatgagtagcatattttaaattattccaTATTATTTATTCTGATAAAAAAGTATCGTTGTCTAATATTCTTAATAGGGTGATTAGATTTTTggaaatgataaagaaaatgtgtactTATCGatataaaatttgtgataaatagtaaataaatatttttaatagaaacTTGTAAGAAATTGATTGGACTATTTAATTATTCGCTTATGACAGATGCTGTATTATGATTTTTGAATTGTGAATAAAGATtattaactaataattataaatgaattttattttaaaattaattgataaaagaatattaggaaaaataatattaatcattgagatttttttaatttaaatttatatatctttatatttttttatgtagatttgtgaaattgaaatcatttttaaaattatattttggtgCAACCCATTTATAATagctatttaaaaaaatgattttatttgtaataatattttaataagtaattcgatttgaattttaaaattattatttttatctaaatttatatattaaaaaattatttttaaatgactttatttaaaaattttaaaaattaaaatataaaaatatctatgtTTTAACAGAAGAAATAACAAATAGACGTTACACTTACCGATCTAATCCCTTGTCATTCCTAATAACTACAAAgaacaagaaagaaaaggagaatcTTAGTTTTGAAACACGAGAGATTCCCCGGTTCagctcttatttccaaaaacagCAACAATGTAATAATGacatttaatcatttttgtCTCATCTCACAATGTTTCAGTACAGGACACTGACGCATTCACAAGTTTATGTTCTCAAAATAGAGAAACACATTCACAAGTTTCAGCCTTTCAATTGTCAGAGCTCAGAACTCAACACGAACTACCGATGCATCCCACATTACACTTTCATTACTCGTTAGATTTTGTCTATACATTGTTGCTTTTTGTTCTCAACCTCACTTATCTTTTCCCAAATCTTCCTTGGTTTCAATCTAACAATGTGTCTTTCTACAACATTAACTGTGACAGTTAATTTAGCAAGTGTCTAATTAGTCCCTTCTacagaaaaaatatatacttagtTGTTTGTTGAAACATGGATCATTGTCAGAAGTTATAGACGTGAATAGAAGGTTTGATGTTTGCTTATGATGGAATTTGCAAATACCCTGAAATCCAATTCAAATATGTCAGATACTGTTTGCAAGTTCTGTGCTTTGAAATCCATTGGGGTGTTACCCTCTCAAGTTCCCAATCTCCGTCACTTTCACAAGTCAATTTGCGTTGGTGCTTCTCCGAGTGAAGACAGAAATGTTGCAAATAAGGTCATTGAAATGGCTACAGGAGAGGGTTCTTGTTCTGGGGAGGAGATCATGAAGATATTTGACACTGTTTCAGCTCTGAAATCTGCATATCTTCAGCTTCAGCAAGCTCATATCCCTTATGATCCACAAAAGATTATTACCTCTTACCAAGGAGTAGATGCAGAACTTGAGAAGCTTTGCAAGTTCAAGCATGCATACAAGGAGAAGCGATATAGAAAAACCAAGTCTTATTCCAAGGCTTCGTGTTTTGACCTCTTGCAATCTGAAATTGGTCGCAAAGAAGCATTTTTCAGGAAGTTAAACTCTCTAAACAGTGTTAAAGACTCTCAGATTCTAAGGCTGCAGCAAGAACTCCAGGATTTGGAAATGGGGAATAAAAATCTGCGTAAGATGATCAAGAGGATAAGTCAGAAGAGAGAAGCAAGTGTTTTGAGTGCTGCTAAGTTCGAGGATTTCTTCAAGGCTGCTGCAAAGTCCATTCATGATTTTTCCAAACCATTAATTAGCTTGATTAAAGCTTCAGGATGGGACTTAGATATGGCAGCAAAATGCATTGAGAATGCAGCTGTATATTCCAAAGGGTGTGACAAGAAATATGCTTTTGAGGCCTATATTGCACGGAGAATGTTTCATGGGGTTTCGTTAACATCTTATGATGTGAGCGATATTGTGAAGTTTGATGATCCAATTGATGCACTGATGGAGAATCCAAactcagatttttcaaaattttgtggAACAAAGTACCTTCTAGTTGTTCATCCCACAATGGAAGAGTCATTCTTTGGAAATTTAGATCACCGAACCTTGATATTGGGTGGCAAGCACCCTAGAACTGAGTTCTATCAGTTATTCGCAAAAGTGGCAAAATGGGTTTGGGTTTTACTAGGTTCTGCAGTGTCAATAGATGCCAATGCAACCATGTTTTCTGTCAACAGAGAAAGCATGTTCTCTGGTTTATATATGGAATCTGTTGAGGAGGAAGGAAAGAATGCTGTTTTGTCAGACTTAGAGAGAGCCTCCTACAAAGTTCAGTTCATGGTTATGCCTGGCTTTAAAGTTGCAGAAGCATTGGTGAAATCAAGAGTTTATATCTCAAAAACATGCTTAAAGCTAAATGGTGGTTCTTTTAACTGGTGATACTGTTTATGGACTAAAATTTTTGTACACGAGCTTTTTCTTTACGTGGCATGATAACAAATACTATTAGTTTATGTTAGAACTTAGAACCTAAATCATGTAATCTTGTACCTGTTAAAACTCTTGATATATCTATCTATTAGTTTTTTTACTGTCTCCAGTGTTTAAATTTCTCTATGAATTGTATATGTATGTTTAGTAATAAGACAAACCAGAACGTTATCCATATGAGAATACCATGTTCTCAACCATTAGATGGAGAGCGAAGAAGGTGTTGGGCCTTAAGAGTGTTTGTTGAAACTTGAAACCAGTGTTGGTGTAACTCAAACCTTTTGAACATTTCTACtccttacttttttttaagGGAAAAAAGTTTATTCCTATGCTTTAAAACTTtgtaactaaattaaaacttgttaaatacaaaatacttaatttaacattctcaaataataatatggtcctaaactattttaaagtttataaagGCTACAGATAAACAcactttataaatttatgaatttaatatatttttaattcttaaatacaaaattagaatttatttattattccaaaatttgatatattttgcaTTACCTCAAAATCGACTTTTGATATCCGTTATTTTCGATATTTAATGTCAAAAGATACTTTAATGTCTTAGTCGAAGACGTTAAATTGatgttagaattaaaaaaactgACGTTGAAGGATGTCAGTCATAGAGGAGTCCAACATTAATTGACGATCGATAGCACAACAAATTGACGTTTAAATGACACCACCTCTAACAAAAAATGGGAAACATTTGATGTCTGTTACTGCACTAAAAAATGTCATTTGATGTCGGTTATGGTATAATTTGACATTAAATAATGTCTATTAGTGCACTAACAAATGTCAAATGCGacctttattttaaatatttttttgtttttacaatttttctaaacctaaaaaacaaaaaacttctAGAATAATTTTGAATGTTTCTAGCACAtattcaaaactaaaactacGAACTAATCAAAACTAACACTAAAActaaagttatcaaaaattaaaCTATCAAAATTAAACTAATCAAAGTCTTGAAGCAAAATACAATTGTTATTGTGGGTCTTAACTCCATTATTCCAAAAGATATGTTGCTCACTCTTATCATATCTTCTTCATTGTGTTATTTGTTATAGGTGATACATTCTTGAAACATTGCAAAAATAACGCAACTTCATTATGTATGCATACTAGTGTAGTTTAATGTGATTTGTAATATGTGaaatatatacattattatCTCAACCTAATCATCTATAATTTCTGCTCGAATGATGGTTTTGATCTAAGACATGACATAATAGCCACATGTCCATGAATCTAGTTGCTTGTTATACTAAacttgataaagaaaataatcacaTATCAAAGTCATAAATTGACATGcaaaaattaataacttaaaGATCAATGAATTCCAACATTTAGATATAGTACTTGAATTTGATATGTTTTAGGCTTACCCACAActctaattaaatttgaaacacaggttaatattaatataactaagtatatgatattgaaaaaaatagcACTTACATTTGTAAAATAGATTTCAAGTCAAGTTTCATCTTCTTGTGTAAGGAAAAAAACCATACAATTGTGCATTGTCTTGGTATGATGACCATTAGTTGCCAGTGTGCCCTATCATGAATCAAATagttatttgattaattaagtAAACCTTCAGAAAATATTGCATTTAGTAACACATACTCATCAATATATGGCACAAGGTACATCTCTCTTTTTTAATCAaacatccatgtttgcaaatatgTTTGCTTGTGATCAAGTGTATTTTTAGAAGGTTAAATGCTCCGAGGTTCAATAAATACATACATAAAAGCACGACCTTGGTTCACAatgattgtgtccatgtacatGTAACAAGAAAgttaagtatatattaaaaagtcaTAATTCTAAGATTTAAATATGGAAGTCAATGTAAAATCTAACATGCATCATAGTTGTATTATTGAAATATTCATATCTTGTCTCCCTCAATGACCTATAGTGCATCATTTAGAGTAATCTACACTGGCACATGACATTAAGGCCAAATACACTTAACTCCTACTCCAACTCTACCAATCCTTTATTAGACCTATGTAATTTATTCATGAGCTTTCCTAAAGGACCATTCTCTACTTCTACCTTGTCATCTTCTTCATGGATAACAGGTTGACACAAGGCATACTTCTCAAGATGGAAGAACAAGGATTTTCAAagatatgaataatttatttataaaatcttaCATAAAAGTACTAAGAATAACAAATAGTACCTAGGTGGGCTAAAATATGACATTATAAATGCTTTAACCCAAACTATAAATGTGTCTAAGGCCTCTCCCACGAATTGAATTTCTGAAGTTGGCACAAGCACTCGAGCATAAGAATCTCAAACTTCATCAATCGTCACATGCGTGTAGTGGGACAATAGATAAACACTATGAATAATCTGCCATCTTTCAAATTATAGCCCTAAGACCACTACACTCGGGGGATCTTCATCAACTAATAACTCAAACTAACAAGTGCAGTTAGTATGATCTACAATAAAGCATAAGCCTTTTTGTGCTCATACAATGTCCTGTTAGAACCTCAGTGGGTAACTCCATATTTTATTGGTCATGGACAACTTTTCTTCAAGTGCTCTCTGtatgtgttgttgttgttgttccaTGGAACGCTGCTCCATAACACTCATGCGTTGGTtgattatttattctatttggAGCTCCATATTCCTTAACTCCTCCTGACTCAAGGATTCACTACTTATTTGTGAAGGGTCAAAGTAGTCTCAAAGACCAATTGCACCTTCAAGCCACACACATGACCTGAGTGCTTTGGCTTTCCAATCGTCATTGTGAGTATATCATCCCTACCTTGCCCAACAAAGGAACCTTGAGTTTGTTGCTCAACTAACTCATCCTATACCACATAATCAAGTTTGTGACATAAAGCACTTAATATGAAATATGGCTTTAGGTTTAAAGTTTGTGCTTACAATTTTTTCAGATATTAATTAAGCTGATTGTGATGTCATATGTCTGTCAGAGTTAGTTTGAGCAGCCTTCCATACCACGTACCTAGTAGGTGCAAGTATTAGGTTAGGGGACTCAAGTCCTAAAGTCTTTGCATGAGACTTTCTCATTCGTCTCTCTAATAATGCATAGCCACTTCATGAGAATACGTGTGGTGCATCATTAATCTTTTGACTTTAATGGGCTATCATCTTTTTTTCCTATCACACCGTATAAATTTACAACTGTAAATCACAAATGAATACCTTGTGTggctataaaaaaatttaagaaacaaaCATGCCTATCCCCAGACTCTCTAGATAAaatgagctcttccaaaatgattttcaccAACATTatgtatcatgtcctctaaatgatcactaaTTCATTCATCTATATAATTTGTTCCTTCTGAGGTTATAGGCTTGTGTAGTACTTCTCCATACCAAGTCCAAACTATATAGCTCCTCATTATACCGAAGATGAATAAACACGCGTTGCCCAAGTCTTGATGTATTTGTTACGACAatgaacacaaggacaaaaatatgtcatGTTCATAGAGATTGTGTTCTTGAACATATTGCAACAACTCATAAACTCTCTTTTCATACTCTTCACCGATGCGACATTCATTCATCCAACTTTGATCCATACTATGTTTGTAACAAACTCTATCAATCTTGaatttttaactctcacaaggttagacCTTACCTATtcgaaaaaaatatttttcataatttgctaacaCATAAGAAGTTTAACATCATTATTTTGATAAagttttgacaacattttgcaCTTATCTCTAAAATACgtgaaatgaaagtgattactCATAACCACAATCAAGTATGCCCGGAGAACAATACAAAATGATCTCAactgaaattttatcaaatttatgcaTAAACTTCAATGTACATTTTATAgcatattatgaaaaataattattctgaATTGTCTAATCGAACAATTCGAGATTTAATAGAAACGATTAtaagtttaatcatttatactaaatCTCAAACGAAAACTAAGGTTCACTCAGTGTTTAACTATCATTATAATAAatcttaatataattaaaattatttaaacatacAAGATCTaataataaatctaaatttcatactacaaatattttaaaaatataataaaaataaaaagtcaaaatacacaataaaaaagttgtctaagataaaaaaaataatgataaagacaaaatataatcaattccaTATACAAGAAACAAGAGATAAATTGCAATGAGaactaaaaatacaatttaatcaaatcaaatttctaaaaaatttgGCTAACTATATGCAAACAGTGATATCCAAAAATTTGACAAAGAGAAACATCGAAATCACATTCAACAACCAATCAAAAGACAAAGTGCAATGTATATTAGAAACCAAAAACTACAAACTAATCGTGCAAATTGGAGAGTGGTGCTCCCACCCCATTGAAGGAGTCGTCGCCGATGAGGAAGAAAAGAGAACTCGTCgttattcaaaataatgttcGTGAACGAAAACAATCTgtctaaacaaaagaaaatcataccCAAAGCATCTAAGTGATGTGCATTAGTGTTAAATGGAGCAAAAATTACATTTGGTAGTGGTTGCACTTGTTGCCAAAATAGTTCGAAGGCTTGAGAAGAGAGAGTGAGAAGAAACAGTGGAAGGTAAAGGCTCTCTCGTGTTGTTTTCTAAATTCATAAAACAACACAAGATGTCAGGCTCTAGGGGGCGACGTCATATCACATTAGACGTCGAACAAGTAGGAGGTCGGCGTTTAATGGATacaaaaaaatgacttttgtattgcattttttaatgatttaaaaagtATTAGACATCTTAAGTAATATAACGTAAGCCAATTGATTTTCTAATGTCATGATGATACAGTCAAGGTCTTTTCAGGAAAcgttttttaatgatttaaaaaccATTAGACGTCGCTCACTTGACTATCTTACGTCTAGTGGGTTATGACGTCAACGTATTGACTTTATGACATCAAACTCTTCATTCCTTTCCCAActgaatttttaaaatgtttaaaaagaatataatgtCATTTCCTAGACTATTCGATGTCATATGGGTACAGAAAATGTGTTTTCagttaagttttttaataatcTAAAAATCATATGACGTTGGCACCCCATAAAACATACGTCTAAAGTGTATATGACGTCGGCTATGTGGATGGTCCGATGCCcaattgttcattttatttacaaaattgtcacctATATTTTTTATGTCGACTTTTTTCTGGGCTAAAGTTGAATGTTAGACATTAAAGCTCATTTCACATCAATGTTGGttctcaaactttaaaaatgaataaatataatccTTTAATTCAaagatattgatttttttacaCATTAAACAGTATTTCAAATTGACATTTAAGTTTAAATGTGTTAAATTATATAACAGTATTTCAAATtgatatttaagtttaaatgtgttaaattatataaaatgctCAAATGTTAATCTAGAACATATTTAAAAGGTTAACattattagattaaaaatactatattaatttacttttaaaatttgaagaacaaaatatattaaaatttgatactaaaataaattccaattttacctaaaaatttatgtatttaataattttcaaatagttacaaattcaattaaattttattctaggttaaaataaaactttacttctttttatatgaaattttggTTTCAATTTATGTTCTCAATTTCTTGCcagtgttttttttcttctcagatTTGTATAGACTTTTCgagaatttttttcatttgttgtaTATGGGTTTGCTTTTGTTAGGtctttttgtctttgtttttttttttgtttttttatgtaataaaattttcatgatGCGATGACAGATACATAATAATGTATATCATgagtattataaaaaaagaaaaagcaaataaaagGAATGCAATTGTTTAAGACATGTTTATGGATAAAAAGGCAAATTAAGTAATGATTCCTAAAGCCAGGAATTAGGGAATAAATGAAATCAGCATTGGCCAGTGTTTGCTAAATTCATTATTACATGTTTAATTTTGAATGCATGCATAGTCCAAACAAAGCGTGGAGAACCTGATTATGACTTTCAATCCTTCAACTGCCAACAAAATGTTCGTAATCACAACACCTCATAAATGTtcaaaaaatatcttaattatttagtctcctttaattttaaatttaatattaaataatcagAATGAAAGTTAGAATATTATCTGAATATAAACATCTA
Protein-coding sequences here:
- the LOC108341511 gene encoding protein GRAVITROPIC IN THE LIGHT 1, yielding MEFANTLKSNSNMSDTVCKFCALKSIGVLPSQVPNLRHFHKSICVGASPSEDRNVANKVIEMATGEGSCSGEEIMKIFDTVSALKSAYLQLQQAHIPYDPQKIITSYQGVDAELEKLCKFKHAYKEKRYRKTKSYSKASCFDLLQSEIGRKEAFFRKLNSLNSVKDSQILRLQQELQDLEMGNKNLRKMIKRISQKREASVLSAAKFEDFFKAAAKSIHDFSKPLISLIKASGWDLDMAAKCIENAAVYSKGCDKKYAFEAYIARRMFHGVSLTSYDVSDIVKFDDPIDALMENPNSDFSKFCGTKYLLVVHPTMEESFFGNLDHRTLILGGKHPRTEFYQLFAKVAKWVWVLLGSAVSIDANATMFSVNRESMFSGLYMESVEEEGKNAVLSDLERASYKVQFMVMPGFKVAEALVKSRVYISKTCLKLNGGSFNW